One region of Xylanimonas ulmi genomic DNA includes:
- the groES gene encoding co-chaperone GroES, which translates to MSVPIKPLEDRIVVKAIEAETTTASGLVIPDTAKEKPQEGEVLAVGDGRFDDNGKRIPVDVKVGDKVIYSKYGGTEVKYAGEEYLVLSARDVLAVVVS; encoded by the coding sequence GTGTCGGTCCCCATCAAGCCGCTCGAGGACCGGATCGTCGTCAAGGCCATTGAGGCCGAGACCACGACGGCTTCCGGCCTGGTCATCCCGGACACCGCCAAGGAGAAGCCCCAGGAGGGCGAGGTCCTGGCGGTCGGCGACGGCCGTTTCGACGACAACGGCAAGCGCATCCCCGTGGATGTCAAGGTCGGCGACAAGGTCATCTACAGCAAGTACGGCGGCACCGAGGTCAAGTACGCGGGCGAGGAGTACCTGGTGCTCTCGGCTCGCGACGTCCTCGCCGTCGTCGTCAGCTGA
- the guaB gene encoding IMP dehydrogenase encodes MTDSTPHDPFANLGLTYDDVLLLPGYSDLAPSDIDTTTRLTREISLRVPLISAAMDTVTEARMAIAMARQGGIGVLHRNLSIEDQARQVDLVKRTQTGIIDNPVTIGPDKTLEELDKLAGEYRISGFPVVDGEGHLIGIVTNRDLRFTPVAEWATTKVEEVMTPAPLITGPSTIGREEATLLLRRHKLERLPLVDAEGRLTGLITVKDFVKSEQFPHASKDGQGRLLVAAAIGYYGDAWTRATTLIDAGVDVLVADTAHGNVRMLIEMVERLKKDPATRDVQVIGGNVATRQGAQSFVDAGADAIKVGVGPGSICTTRIITGVGVPQITAVYESALAARPAGVPVIADGGMRHSGEIGKAIVAGAETVMLGSMLAGTAEAPGETILVNGKQFKAYRGMGSIGAMSSRGKKSYSKDRYFQAEVADDSLIVPEGVEGQVPFKGSLSTVTHQLVGGLHQTMFYVGAQSIPELQAKGRFVRITAASLKESHPHDVQMTVEAPNYTGF; translated from the coding sequence ATGACGGACTCGACCCCGCACGACCCCTTCGCGAACCTGGGACTCACGTATGACGACGTGCTGCTCCTGCCGGGCTACTCCGATCTGGCGCCCTCGGACATCGACACCACCACGCGCCTGACGCGCGAGATCTCGCTGCGGGTGCCGCTCATCTCGGCCGCGATGGACACCGTCACCGAGGCGCGCATGGCGATCGCGATGGCGCGCCAGGGCGGCATCGGCGTGCTGCACCGCAACCTGTCGATCGAGGACCAGGCCCGTCAGGTCGACCTCGTCAAGCGCACCCAGACCGGCATCATCGACAACCCGGTGACCATCGGCCCGGACAAGACGCTGGAGGAGCTCGACAAGCTCGCGGGCGAGTACCGCATCTCGGGCTTCCCCGTGGTCGACGGCGAGGGTCACCTCATCGGCATCGTCACCAACCGCGACCTGCGCTTCACCCCGGTCGCCGAGTGGGCCACGACCAAGGTCGAGGAGGTCATGACCCCGGCGCCGCTCATCACCGGGCCGTCGACCATCGGGCGTGAGGAGGCCACGCTCCTGCTGCGCCGCCACAAGCTCGAGCGCCTGCCGCTCGTCGACGCCGAGGGCCGGCTCACGGGTCTGATCACCGTCAAGGACTTCGTCAAGTCCGAGCAGTTCCCGCACGCCTCCAAGGACGGCCAGGGCCGTCTGCTGGTCGCCGCCGCGATCGGCTACTACGGCGACGCGTGGACGCGCGCGACGACGCTCATCGACGCGGGCGTCGACGTGCTCGTGGCCGACACCGCGCACGGCAACGTGCGCATGCTCATCGAGATGGTCGAGCGGCTCAAGAAGGACCCGGCGACGCGCGACGTGCAGGTCATCGGCGGCAACGTCGCCACGCGCCAGGGAGCCCAGTCGTTTGTCGACGCCGGCGCCGACGCGATCAAGGTGGGTGTGGGCCCGGGCTCGATCTGCACCACGCGCATCATCACCGGCGTGGGCGTGCCGCAGATCACCGCGGTCTACGAGTCGGCGCTCGCCGCCCGCCCCGCGGGGGTCCCCGTGATCGCCGACGGCGGCATGCGCCACTCGGGCGAGATCGGCAAGGCCATCGTGGCCGGCGCCGAGACCGTGATGCTCGGCTCGATGCTCGCCGGGACCGCGGAGGCCCCGGGCGAGACGATCCTGGTCAACGGCAAGCAGTTCAAGGCCTACCGCGGCATGGGGTCGATCGGCGCGATGTCCTCGCGGGGCAAGAAGTCCTACTCCAAGGACCGCTATTTCCAGGCCGAGGTCGCCGACGACTCGCTCATCGTGCCCGAGGGCGTCGAGGGCCAGGTGCCGTTCAAGGGCTCGCTCAGCACCGTGACGCACCAGCTCGTCGGCGGGCTGCACCAGACGATGTTCTACGTCGGGGCGCAGTCCATCCCGGAGCTGCAGGCCAAGGGGCGCTTCGTGCGCATCACGGCGGCCTCGCTCAAGGAGAGCCACCCGCACGACGTGCAGATGACGGTCGAGGCGCCGAACTACACCGGGTTCTGA
- a CDS encoding class I SAM-dependent methyltransferase → MDPATLSKLLSPDGWALLAALPPYDEKQAMALSMRLRDQGVDPDLAAAALTQSRLRAKARAKLGDFADGMLFTPDGVEQATRLIVAALHARRYLAAGVTKVADLTCGVGADALAFAGVGLRVLAAEIDEVTAAMATMNLRHFPEAEVRHTDGLSLDLAAEGVDGVYADPARRTRGGKRVFDPKDYAPPLDAVWALRAQAPAVGIKVGPGIAHQGLPADAETQWVSVDGDVVEAGLWFGPLAPQGPGRSALLLHTRGAGTLTRTLRSPVPVGAHAAGPAYDQAPPVGPVGGYVYEPDGAVIRAGLVGQAAHDLGGRLLDATIAYVTTDQPAPADAVDPASGQAPLATGFRVLDVMPFGVKRLKSYLRERDVGRVTIKKRGTAVTPEALRAQLSLHGPREATLILTRVADAQKVLVVEPITHTEPRGGGPR, encoded by the coding sequence GTGGATCCGGCGACACTCAGCAAGCTGCTCAGCCCCGACGGGTGGGCGCTGCTCGCGGCGCTGCCGCCCTACGACGAGAAGCAGGCCATGGCGCTGTCGATGCGCCTGCGCGACCAGGGCGTCGACCCCGACCTCGCGGCCGCGGCGCTGACCCAGAGTCGGCTGCGCGCCAAGGCCCGCGCCAAGCTCGGCGACTTCGCCGACGGCATGCTGTTCACCCCCGACGGCGTCGAGCAGGCCACGCGGCTCATCGTCGCGGCGCTGCACGCGCGCCGCTACCTCGCCGCGGGAGTCACCAAGGTCGCCGACCTGACGTGCGGCGTCGGCGCCGACGCGCTCGCCTTCGCGGGTGTGGGCCTGCGCGTGCTCGCGGCCGAGATCGACGAGGTCACCGCCGCGATGGCCACCATGAACCTGCGGCACTTCCCCGAGGCCGAGGTGCGGCACACCGACGGCCTGAGCCTCGACCTCGCCGCCGAGGGCGTCGACGGCGTGTACGCCGACCCCGCCCGCCGCACCCGCGGCGGCAAGCGGGTCTTCGACCCGAAGGACTACGCCCCGCCGCTCGACGCCGTCTGGGCGCTGCGCGCGCAGGCGCCCGCCGTCGGGATCAAGGTCGGTCCGGGCATCGCCCACCAGGGGCTGCCCGCGGACGCCGAGACGCAGTGGGTCTCGGTCGACGGCGACGTCGTCGAGGCGGGGCTGTGGTTCGGTCCGCTCGCGCCCCAGGGGCCTGGCCGCTCGGCGCTGCTGCTGCACACCCGCGGCGCCGGGACGCTCACGCGCACGCTGCGCAGCCCCGTCCCCGTCGGGGCGCACGCCGCCGGACCCGCCTACGACCAGGCGCCCCCCGTCGGTCCGGTCGGCGGCTACGTCTATGAGCCCGACGGCGCGGTGATCCGCGCGGGCCTGGTCGGGCAGGCCGCCCACGACCTCGGCGGCCGCCTGCTCGACGCGACCATCGCCTACGTCACCACCGACCAGCCGGCCCCGGCAGACGCGGTCGACCCGGCCTCGGGCCAGGCGCCGCTCGCCACGGGCTTTCGGGTGCTGGACGTCATGCCGTTCGGGGTCAAGCGCCTCAAGTCCTACCTGCGCGAGCGCGACGTGGGCCGGGTGACGATCAAGAAGCGCGGCACAGCGGTGACGCCCGAGGCACTGCGCGCCCAACTGTCGCTGCACGGGCCGCGCGAGGCGACGCTCATCCTCACGCGCGTGGCCGACGCGCAGAAGGTGCTGGTCGTCGAGCCGATCACGCACACCGAGCCCCGCGGCGGCGGACCGCGGTGA
- a CDS encoding MerR family transcriptional regulator, with translation MTPSRPASSGRPSTPSPGLAVAAVARRLGVAPATLRTWDRRYGLGPSGRTAGSHRRYTPEDVARLLVMRRLTVEGVAPVDAARAALETEVDDLDIAVRGPGARAGAEGDNGGAARGHLRALPGGGEGARGAGATSLPGAAPSTVSARVAAVIDAALAYDQAACDALLRIGAQGDPAAWWTQLVEPAWLRIAQRTVLGTPGEAPELVLATAALRALREFTQAFEQALVAAGNPPANHPSRMRKIVLIFAAPDEVVPLAAHALAAALVAQGATARIVTGPASTHRAVELVTMVRPAALVLATTLARPDLGVVHSVHDAFASLPIFVGLRRDDSVSEVPLAATVQRVRSFTGLLHEVLAVVA, from the coding sequence ATGACGCCCTCACGGCCCGCCTCTTCGGGCAGGCCCAGCACGCCGAGCCCTGGGCTCGCCGTCGCGGCAGTCGCCCGTCGTCTGGGGGTCGCTCCTGCGACGCTTCGCACCTGGGACCGCCGTTATGGACTTGGACCGTCCGGCCGCACCGCCGGGTCCCACCGCCGCTACACCCCGGAGGATGTGGCCCGGCTCCTGGTGATGCGCCGCCTGACCGTCGAGGGCGTCGCGCCCGTCGACGCGGCCCGCGCAGCCCTGGAGACCGAGGTCGACGACCTCGACATCGCGGTGCGCGGCCCCGGCGCCAGGGCGGGCGCCGAGGGCGACAACGGCGGCGCCGCGCGCGGCCACCTGCGCGCCCTGCCCGGCGGGGGCGAGGGCGCCCGCGGCGCGGGGGCGACGTCGCTGCCCGGGGCCGCGCCGTCGACCGTCTCCGCGCGGGTCGCGGCCGTCATCGACGCCGCGCTCGCCTACGACCAGGCCGCGTGCGACGCCCTGCTGCGCATCGGCGCCCAGGGCGATCCGGCCGCGTGGTGGACCCAGCTCGTCGAGCCGGCGTGGCTGCGCATCGCGCAGCGCACCGTGCTCGGCACGCCGGGCGAGGCGCCCGAGCTCGTGCTCGCGACGGCGGCGCTGCGCGCGCTGCGCGAGTTCACGCAGGCGTTCGAGCAGGCCCTGGTCGCCGCGGGCAACCCGCCCGCGAACCACCCGAGCCGGATGCGCAAGATCGTGCTGATCTTCGCCGCGCCCGACGAGGTCGTGCCGCTGGCCGCACACGCCCTGGCGGCCGCGCTCGTCGCGCAGGGCGCCACGGCCCGCATCGTGACCGGTCCGGCGAGCACGCACCGCGCGGTCGAGCTCGTCACCATGGTGCGCCCCGCGGCGCTGGTCCTCGCGACCACGCTCGCGCGCCCCGACCTGGGCGTCGTCCACTCGGTCCACGACGCCTTCGCGAGCCTGCCGATCTTCGTCGGCCTGCGGCGCGACGACTCCGTCAGCGAGGTGCCGCTCGCGGCCACCGTCCAGCGTGTGCGCTCGTTCACCGGCCTGCTGCACGAGGTGCTCGCCGTCGTCGCGTGA
- a CDS encoding WhiB family transcriptional regulator — MTEISRLPGPVMELWEWQYQGACRDADDTLFFHPEGERGSTRRRRAEAAKAICNTCPVMMQCREQSLRVREPYGVWGGLSEDERAAILAKRTG, encoded by the coding sequence ATGACGGAGATCTCGAGGCTGCCAGGTCCGGTAATGGAGCTGTGGGAGTGGCAGTATCAGGGCGCGTGCCGCGACGCGGACGACACCCTGTTCTTCCACCCCGAAGGTGAGCGGGGCTCGACCCGCCGCCGACGCGCAGAGGCCGCCAAGGCCATCTGCAACACGTGCCCTGTGATGATGCAGTGCCGCGAGCAGTCGCTGCGCGTGCGCGAGCCCTACGGCGTCTGGGGCGGGCTCTCCGAGGACGAGCGCGCCGCGATCCTCGCCAAGCGGACGGGCTGA